One genomic segment of Vibrio agarivorans includes these proteins:
- a CDS encoding PocR ligand-binding domain-containing protein, translating into MISSDAIKEIAYDFAMATGFAVLVVDLDGNEISPRFNFTPLCKHVRTKDALFEICKRCDRVGGLTALQQKETTFYRCHMGLVDFSIPLIVGGSLLGFVQCGQAKIADAQQIPVITQHKHDWQHSNEIQRMYDDLPNVRLQKMQSSSSILKALIDNYLPSKLITDPELASSEASIARPSSKNQLRIEQSIEFIERNLSAPLTLDCVAHHVDLSPFYFSRLFKDHLQVGFNHYLNKQRISKSKQLLANNNKPISDIARSVGFNNTSYFIRQFKKQCELTPLEFRHNNSTLPSKIF; encoded by the coding sequence ATGATATCGAGTGATGCAATCAAAGAGATCGCTTATGACTTTGCTATGGCTACTGGGTTTGCAGTGCTTGTCGTCGATCTTGATGGGAACGAGATATCACCACGATTCAACTTTACGCCTTTATGTAAGCATGTAAGAACGAAAGATGCACTGTTTGAGATTTGCAAACGATGTGACAGAGTGGGAGGACTCACCGCGCTGCAACAAAAAGAAACGACATTCTATCGATGCCACATGGGGTTAGTGGACTTTTCAATTCCCTTGATTGTTGGAGGTAGCCTACTCGGTTTTGTGCAATGCGGACAAGCGAAAATCGCTGACGCACAGCAGATTCCGGTCATCACTCAACATAAACACGACTGGCAACACAGCAACGAGATCCAGCGTATGTACGATGACCTACCTAACGTTCGTTTACAAAAGATGCAGTCATCATCTAGCATTTTAAAAGCACTAATTGATAATTACCTTCCCAGTAAACTTATCACCGATCCTGAACTTGCCAGTAGCGAAGCCTCCATTGCTCGTCCGTCATCAAAAAACCAATTGCGTATAGAGCAATCCATTGAATTTATTGAAAGAAACTTGTCAGCACCACTCACTCTAGATTGTGTCGCTCACCATGTTGACTTGAGCCCATTCTATTTTAGCCGTTTGTTTAAGGACCACCTTCAGGTTGGTTTTAACCACTACCTCAATAAGCAGAGAATCTCAAAATCGAAGCAACTACTCGCCAACAACAACAAGCCTATCAGTGACATTGCACGAAGTGTTGGTTTTAACAACACCAGTTACTTTATTCGCCAGTTTAAGAAGCAGTGTGAACTAACACCTTTAGAATTTAGGCACAACAACTCAACGCTTCCTTCAAAGATTTTTTAG
- the pduB gene encoding propanediol utilization microcompartment protein PduB, translating into MTTITTVDQIISDVLEKVGEHGETVMVPVETANVVPDVVPGYSRGTKKSAMTEFVGTAIGDTIGLVIANVDNQLLDVMDLDKKYRSIGILGARTGAGPHILAADEAVKATNTEVVKIELARDTKGGAGHGSLIIFGGSDVSDVKRAVEVALSQLDRTFGDVYANDAGHIELQYSARASYALEKAFGAPLGRACGVIVGAPASIGVLMADSALKAANVNTVAYSSPSNGTSFSNEAILVISGDSGAVRQAVSTARDTGVSLLETMAGPAPSATKPYI; encoded by the coding sequence ATGACGACAATTACGACAGTAGATCAAATTATCTCTGATGTGTTGGAGAAAGTTGGTGAACACGGGGAAACGGTGATGGTTCCGGTCGAAACGGCCAACGTTGTTCCGGATGTTGTTCCAGGCTATTCCAGAGGCACAAAAAAAAGTGCGATGACAGAGTTTGTAGGTACAGCGATTGGCGACACCATTGGACTTGTGATTGCTAATGTCGACAACCAGCTTTTAGACGTGATGGATCTCGATAAGAAATATCGCTCAATTGGCATTTTAGGTGCTCGAACAGGTGCTGGACCTCATATTCTAGCTGCAGATGAAGCGGTAAAAGCAACCAATACAGAAGTGGTAAAAATCGAGCTAGCTCGCGATACCAAGGGTGGAGCAGGTCACGGTTCACTGATTATTTTTGGTGGCTCTGATGTCTCTGATGTCAAGCGAGCGGTAGAGGTTGCATTAAGCCAGTTGGATAGAACATTTGGTGATGTTTATGCCAATGATGCTGGGCATATCGAACTTCAATACAGTGCTCGTGCCAGTTATGCGTTAGAGAAAGCGTTTGGTGCACCTTTAGGTCGTGCTTGCGGTGTCATCGTTGGTGCTCCAGCATCAATTGGTGTGTTGATGGCAGACAGTGCCTTGAAAGCGGCCAATGTCAACACCGTAGCGTACAGCTCACCTTCGAACGGCACAAGCTTCTCTAATGAAGCTATTTTGGTTATCTCCGGTGACTCTGGAGCGGTGCGACAAGCGGTTTCAACCGCGAGAGACACCGGTGTGAGTTTGCTTGAAACCATGGCAGGCCCAGCCCCATCAGCGACGAAACCTTATATCTAG
- the pduA gene encoding propanediol utilization microcompartment protein PduA: MQQEALGMVETRGLTAAIEAADTMVKSANVQLVGYEKIGSGLITVVVRGDVGAVKAATDAGACAASNVGEVIATHVIPRPHTDVEAVLPAALPATVA; this comes from the coding sequence ATGCAACAAGAAGCGTTAGGAATGGTAGAAACACGTGGTTTGACAGCAGCAATTGAAGCAGCTGACACAATGGTCAAATCAGCAAATGTTCAATTAGTTGGATACGAAAAAATCGGTTCAGGATTAATTACTGTGGTTGTGCGTGGTGATGTTGGCGCTGTTAAAGCCGCAACCGATGCAGGTGCTTGTGCTGCGAGTAATGTTGGTGAGGTGATTGCTACTCACGTTATTCCTCGTCCACATACTGATGTTGAAGCTGTTTTACCTGCTGCTCTTCCTGCAACCGTTGCTTAA
- a CDS encoding BNR-4 repeat-containing protein, with product MKKINNALRKNVLIGSMLLMPMGMVNASVVLESEVQITQGALHFDGKKVARFAEDNGTETYDYFFGPHISAHGDSIKKYKDYIFLTWYKGGKQNREVMLSRYNTKTGTIKTIEFPHRHTGFLGQRHIGESHNYISVAISPIDGTIHMLYDMHAYGTDRPADGSFSNDYFRYSYTVPGAADVSDDEFTLDKFIKDTSPVAEGPDDYKHLSLTGEIDYDNYSGLTYPTFFTNADGTLLVYMRKGGNNNGGYVFSHYNADESKWTEWNQFNVLDAKSHGNDYNWGLYGSMKYVNDKLRVGFQQRAKRDDKYVYQNGVFYAYSDHPSGEGNWKNHKGESMSFPLINTDEIKVFEPGDYISHTEQDSVHIVQNFDWTVTEKGDIHIISRVKSRDNKRPDFEMVHLHSYKPAGAQDFIISDDFAGATNIHTAGDDIYIIGLNKQGRPYVEKAKGGTNDFERVYEADSGKQFSHGKVHIKDGKLYYYLMERSEGTSRPLHLQVIDLDI from the coding sequence ATGAAAAAAATAAATAACGCTTTGCGTAAAAATGTTTTGATCGGCTCAATGTTATTGATGCCAATGGGAATGGTTAATGCATCTGTAGTATTAGAAAGTGAAGTGCAAATAACTCAAGGTGCGTTGCATTTTGATGGTAAAAAAGTGGCTCGCTTTGCTGAAGATAACGGAACTGAAACTTATGACTACTTCTTCGGGCCTCATATCTCAGCGCATGGCGATAGTATAAAGAAATATAAAGACTACATATTCCTTACTTGGTACAAAGGCGGCAAACAAAATCGAGAGGTGATGCTTTCTCGTTACAATACAAAAACTGGCACAATAAAAACCATTGAGTTTCCACATCGCCACACCGGCTTCCTGGGTCAAAGACATATCGGTGAATCACATAACTACATTTCCGTCGCGATTAGCCCTATCGATGGTACTATTCATATGCTCTATGATATGCATGCCTATGGAACTGATCGTCCTGCTGATGGGAGCTTTAGCAATGACTATTTCCGTTACTCATACACAGTTCCTGGTGCTGCAGATGTATCAGATGATGAGTTCACGTTAGATAAGTTTATTAAAGATACCTCACCTGTAGCTGAAGGTCCTGACGATTATAAGCACCTCAGCTTGACTGGTGAAATCGATTACGACAACTACTCTGGATTAACATACCCAACATTCTTTACTAATGCTGACGGTACCTTGTTGGTATATATGAGAAAGGGCGGCAATAATAACGGGGGGTACGTTTTCTCACACTATAATGCCGATGAAAGTAAGTGGACAGAATGGAACCAATTCAATGTACTTGACGCAAAGTCACACGGCAATGACTATAATTGGGGCCTTTACGGCAGCATGAAATATGTCAACGATAAGCTTAGAGTTGGCTTCCAGCAACGTGCTAAACGTGATGACAAATACGTGTACCAAAACGGTGTATTTTATGCCTACTCAGACCACCCAAGTGGCGAAGGTAACTGGAAAAACCACAAAGGGGAAAGCATGTCTTTTCCTCTAATCAATACTGATGAAATTAAGGTATTTGAGCCAGGTGACTATATCTCTCACACCGAACAAGATTCAGTTCATATCGTCCAGAACTTCGACTGGACTGTAACAGAAAAAGGTGACATTCATATCATTAGTCGCGTTAAATCTAGAGACAACAAACGCCCAGATTTTGAGATGGTTCACCTTCATTCGTATAAACCTGCTGGTGCGCAAGACTTTATCATCAGTGATGACTTTGCTGGTGCAACCAACATTCATACCGCTGGGGATGATATTTATATCATTGGCTTAAATAAACAAGGTCGACCTTACGTTGAAAAAGCGAAAGGCGGTACAAATGACTTCGAGAGAGTTTATGAGGCTGACTCAGGCAAGCAGTTTAGTCACGGTAAAGTTCACATTAAAGATGGCAAGTTATATTACTACTTAATGGAGCGTTCTGAAGGCACGTCTCGCCCACTTCATCTACAAGTGATTGATCTAGACATCTAA
- a CDS encoding glycyl-radical enzyme activating protein, which yields MLDSHTQGTVFNIQKFSLHDGPGIRTIVFLKGCYLSCKWCSNPESQKFKPSVFFEKEKCIGCGKCAASCPQQAISLERYSRIDHQKCVGCGTCTEICPTGALTLSGKTMTVKEVLDEVCKDEVHYRRSNGGLTLSGGEPLAQPDFVEALLKEAKSRGLHTAMETTGIASTDVLNRIIPLLDVVLLDIKTFYRVQHEKYTGLPNDVVLANALTISKLAKQVSVRVPLIPNFNSDEQSVRAIAMFATHMDNVARLHLLPYHNFGQSKYNLLGVDYYCDGFNTPPNKEVNRYKEIVESVGIECVIGG from the coding sequence ATGTTAGATAGTCACACTCAAGGTACTGTATTTAATATCCAAAAATTTTCGTTACACGATGGTCCAGGAATAAGAACGATCGTGTTTCTAAAAGGGTGTTATTTATCTTGTAAGTGGTGCAGTAACCCAGAGTCACAAAAATTTAAGCCATCGGTATTTTTTGAAAAAGAAAAGTGTATTGGTTGTGGTAAATGCGCTGCATCTTGCCCGCAACAAGCGATTAGCTTGGAAAGGTATAGTCGTATTGATCACCAAAAATGCGTTGGTTGTGGCACTTGCACAGAAATCTGTCCAACAGGGGCACTAACGCTGTCAGGTAAAACAATGACAGTGAAAGAAGTGCTTGATGAGGTGTGCAAAGATGAAGTTCATTATCGTCGTTCCAATGGTGGATTGACCCTTTCGGGAGGAGAGCCGCTAGCTCAGCCAGATTTTGTCGAAGCTCTACTTAAAGAGGCGAAAAGTCGTGGCCTTCACACCGCAATGGAAACAACAGGTATTGCGAGCACTGATGTATTAAACCGAATCATCCCTTTATTGGATGTGGTTCTTCTTGATATTAAAACCTTCTATCGAGTTCAACATGAAAAATATACTGGCTTGCCAAATGATGTTGTTCTTGCAAATGCTTTAACTATCTCCAAATTAGCGAAACAAGTCTCCGTCAGAGTTCCACTAATACCGAACTTTAATAGTGACGAGCAAAGCGTTAGAGCAATCGCAATGTTTGCAACTCATATGGATAACGTAGCGAGATTGCACTTGCTTCCTTATCATAATTTTGGTCAAAGTAAATATAATTTATTAGGTGTTGATTATTATTGCGATGGATTTAATACCCCGCCAAACAAAGAAGTAAATAGATATAAAGAGATTGTGGAATCAGTTGGTATCGAGTGTGTCATTGGTGGGTAA
- a CDS encoding SDR family NAD(P)-dependent oxidoreductase, whose translation MFSDLKDKRIIITGSTSGIGLSAAKFLASSGALVTLTSYRPHDNIEQTIAEIESLGGRAQFYQVDFSNAEACEEFVAMFVDQHGGIDVLINNVGGLVDRKQLEDIDAEFFDDVAYLNMRSAMDMVRLCLPHLKTSASTSDWSASVISVGSIAAYSGGGPGASLYAASKAWLHTVNRSWAKNYAKDNVRFNIIAPGTVDTAFHADKNDADKERMSKGIPMGRLGTADEMAPTFGYLASHIMSGYVTGQILHINGGQYMS comes from the coding sequence ATGTTCAGTGATTTAAAAGATAAACGCATCATTATTACAGGATCAACCAGTGGAATCGGTCTTTCAGCGGCAAAATTTCTCGCTTCTAGTGGTGCATTAGTCACATTGACCTCATATCGACCTCACGACAACATTGAACAAACAATTGCTGAGATAGAGTCCCTGGGTGGACGAGCTCAATTTTATCAGGTCGATTTTTCTAATGCTGAAGCCTGCGAAGAATTTGTGGCTATGTTTGTTGACCAGCATGGCGGTATTGATGTTCTAATTAATAATGTTGGCGGTTTGGTTGATAGGAAGCAATTAGAAGACATTGATGCTGAATTTTTTGATGATGTTGCGTACCTAAACATGCGTTCAGCTATGGATATGGTTCGTTTGTGTTTGCCACACCTGAAAACATCGGCTTCAACAAGTGACTGGTCTGCATCAGTGATTAGTGTTGGTTCAATCGCTGCGTATTCTGGTGGTGGCCCTGGAGCATCACTTTACGCCGCATCAAAAGCCTGGTTGCATACAGTGAACCGTTCTTGGGCAAAGAACTATGCTAAGGATAATGTGCGTTTTAATATTATTGCACCAGGTACGGTTGATACTGCATTTCATGCAGACAAAAATGATGCTGATAAAGAACGAATGAGTAAAGGGATTCCAATGGGGCGGTTGGGCACGGCAGATGAGATGGCGCCAACATTTGGTTACCTTGCTTCACATATTATGTCTGGTTATGTGACAGGGCAGATCCTGCATATCAATGGCGGGCAATACATGTCGTAA
- a CDS encoding glycyl radical protein: protein MKPVSQGFSEPTNRVESLRNQILDAVPCIETARAMSITASYKETEGQPAIIRRAKAFERILLELPVVIRDGELVVGSATIEPRSSQIYPEFSNTWIQDEFERVGQRSGDSFQISEQSKQQLREVFPYWQGKTTSELATSYMSNETQACMDAGVFTVGNYYMNGVGHISVDYAKVLKVGYQGIIKEVAEHMIAADKTDPNYIKQEQFYKGVIISCNAAIQFAHRYAVKAEELAQSAVGTRKAELLKIAETCRRVPEQGATNFYEACQSFWFVHLMIGLESNGHSISPTRFDQYMNPYFEMDKQISSEDAQELIDCIWVKLNDINKVRDEVSTNAFGGYPMFQNLIVGGQDSKGEDSTNTLSYMCMEATAHVRLPQPSFSVRVWSKTPDQFLLKACELSRLGLGVPAFYNDEVIVTALVNRGLTLQDARQYGIIGCVEPQCPGKTEGWHDSAFFNLGKLLEISLNGGQVSGQQLGPVTPQLTEFKSFDAVMEAYRKQAEYFVFHLITADNCVDIAHAERAPLPFLSCMVDDCIGDGKSLQEGGAHYNFSGPQGVGAANVGDSMAAIKKLIFDEGKLSLAQLKQALDSNFEGDSLPVSSANDDPAYDMVMDAVKKVLAETTTASLINKDAIKRDVVALTQNRNSTSVRQMLIDAPKFGNDIDEVDLLTREGSAIYCREVEKYTNPRGGSFQAGLYPASINVLMGTAVGATPDGRMAGEPLADGVSPSRGMDRSGPTAATNSVAKLDHFLASNGTLYNQKFHPSALQGESGLSNMGALIRSYFDHKGMHVQFNVVNRDTLVKAQEEPDNYRDLVIRIAGYSAQFISLDKSIQDDIIERTEHMF from the coding sequence ATGAAACCTGTATCCCAAGGATTTAGTGAGCCTACCAACCGTGTAGAGTCACTACGAAATCAAATTTTAGATGCGGTACCATGTATTGAAACCGCACGAGCAATGTCGATTACTGCTTCATATAAAGAAACGGAAGGTCAACCAGCGATCATTCGCCGTGCTAAGGCATTCGAGCGTATTTTATTAGAGCTACCTGTTGTGATCCGTGATGGTGAACTAGTGGTCGGCAGTGCAACCATCGAGCCACGTTCTTCGCAGATCTATCCCGAGTTTTCCAATACATGGATTCAAGATGAATTTGAGCGTGTTGGTCAGCGCAGTGGTGACTCTTTCCAAATTTCGGAGCAGTCAAAACAGCAACTTCGTGAGGTTTTCCCCTACTGGCAAGGAAAAACAACGAGTGAATTAGCCACATCTTATATGTCTAATGAAACTCAGGCATGTATGGATGCAGGTGTATTCACCGTCGGCAACTACTACATGAATGGTGTTGGTCATATTTCTGTCGACTATGCCAAGGTACTGAAAGTTGGCTACCAAGGCATCATCAAAGAAGTTGCGGAACATATGATTGCGGCGGACAAAACTGACCCTAACTACATTAAGCAGGAGCAGTTCTACAAAGGGGTGATTATCTCTTGTAATGCTGCTATTCAGTTTGCTCACCGTTATGCAGTTAAAGCTGAAGAGTTGGCGCAATCAGCGGTTGGTACTCGTAAAGCCGAACTGTTAAAAATTGCTGAAACTTGCCGTCGCGTGCCAGAGCAGGGCGCAACAAATTTCTATGAAGCATGTCAGTCATTCTGGTTTGTTCACCTAATGATTGGTTTGGAGTCAAATGGTCACTCGATTTCACCTACGCGCTTTGACCAATACATGAACCCATACTTCGAGATGGACAAGCAGATCTCGTCAGAGGATGCTCAAGAGCTCATTGATTGTATCTGGGTGAAATTGAATGACATCAACAAAGTGCGTGATGAGGTTTCAACCAATGCGTTTGGTGGTTATCCGATGTTCCAAAACCTGATTGTGGGTGGTCAGGATAGCAAGGGTGAAGATTCGACGAATACCTTGTCGTATATGTGTATGGAAGCCACAGCACACGTTCGTTTACCTCAACCTTCGTTCTCTGTACGTGTTTGGTCAAAAACGCCCGATCAGTTCTTACTTAAAGCGTGTGAGCTAAGCCGCTTAGGTCTTGGTGTTCCGGCGTTCTATAACGATGAAGTGATTGTCACTGCATTAGTCAACCGTGGTCTAACACTACAAGATGCACGCCAATATGGGATTATCGGTTGTGTTGAGCCTCAATGCCCTGGTAAGACGGAAGGGTGGCATGACTCTGCTTTCTTCAACTTAGGAAAGCTATTAGAAATTTCACTTAATGGAGGTCAGGTATCAGGTCAACAATTAGGTCCAGTAACCCCTCAATTGACAGAATTTAAGTCTTTTGACGCTGTGATGGAAGCCTACCGCAAGCAAGCTGAATATTTCGTATTCCACTTAATCACAGCAGATAACTGTGTAGACATTGCACACGCTGAGCGTGCTCCATTGCCGTTCTTGTCATGTATGGTTGATGACTGCATAGGGGATGGTAAATCACTGCAAGAAGGTGGTGCACACTATAACTTTAGTGGACCGCAAGGGGTTGGAGCAGCGAACGTTGGTGATTCAATGGCTGCTATTAAGAAACTCATTTTTGATGAGGGTAAGCTTTCTTTGGCGCAATTGAAACAAGCGCTTGATAGTAACTTTGAAGGTGACAGCCTACCAGTGTCGTCTGCTAACGACGACCCAGCATACGACATGGTTATGGATGCCGTTAAGAAAGTGCTGGCCGAAACCACAACAGCTTCGCTCATCAATAAAGATGCAATTAAGCGTGATGTTGTCGCGTTGACACAAAATAGAAACTCAACCTCTGTGCGCCAAATGTTGATTGATGCGCCTAAATTTGGTAACGACATTGATGAAGTGGACTTGCTCACACGAGAGGGTTCAGCTATCTATTGTCGTGAGGTTGAAAAATACACCAACCCTCGTGGAGGTTCGTTCCAAGCGGGTCTCTATCCTGCCTCTATTAATGTGCTTATGGGTACGGCTGTTGGTGCGACACCGGATGGACGTATGGCGGGTGAGCCTTTGGCTGATGGCGTGTCTCCAAGCCGTGGTATGGACCGCAGTGGCCCAACGGCAGCAACGAACTCTGTTGCAAAATTGGACCACTTCCTCGCGTCAAACGGTACTTTATACAATCAGAAGTTCCACCCCTCTGCACTGCAGGGAGAGTCAGGTCTAAGCAACATGGGTGCGCTTATCCGAAGTTACTTTGACCATAAGGGCATGCACGTACAGTTTAATGTGGTTAACCGAGATACCTTAGTCAAAGCTCAGGAAGAGCCAGACAACTACCGTGATCTCGTGATTCGTATCGCTGGTTACAGTGCACAGTTCATCTCTTTGGATAAGAGTATCCAAGACGACATTATTGAGCGTACAGAACATATGTTTTAA